One segment of Curtobacterium poinsettiae DNA contains the following:
- a CDS encoding Eco57I restriction-modification methylase domain-containing protein — protein MCERNDAKRGGEIDRVLTCVEAASLAPDGDGDVWWSATLDDAVKHTVGVSEDLREGVRESIEIIANDVVKRRWEQGLEPLPKDQAQPLAKQSLRFLYRILFLLYAEASPQLGVLPVNAPEYENGYSLDRLRELALVVIESPQGERATHLYQSLDVLFRLVDRGHAPEARDDDGAEPGLQFESLRADLFKPEAIALIGEVGLSDRNLQQVLRRLLLSKETKGKDRGYISYADLGINQLGAVYEGLMSYTGFFAEEDLFEVAPNGDPSKGSWVVPVGRESGIDPHHFVRREDPTTGQPKRVRHPAGSFVYRLAGRERQQSASYYTPEVLTQFTVSQALEELLDQDGQRTSAEDILSLTVCEPALGSGAFAIEAVRQLAEQYLKRREEELGERVDPDDRPRQLQKIKAAIALHQVYGVDLNATAVEFAEITLWLDTMSEGLEAPWFGLHLRRGNSLIGARRAVYDRSSITSKAWLKQVPRDVPLLNETQLREGQLRASTAGAVHHFLLPAEGWGSAVDAKEAKELAPEALAALKTWRRGILAKPTTKQIDQLVALAYRVETLWDLARRRLTIAEQEIRRDIPLWGRDRPDSQRKPVVSREEIERTLNDQDGAYQRLRRVMDVWCAMWFWPLTNTLTDGAAPPTLDEWIATLRELLGEQTVAKPKAVAHGQVTLGSSQSGWEALNDEERDDRDFASARHVTDVLQDHPWLAAVQRVAEQQGFFHWELDFASVFERGGFDLQVGNPPWVRPRSDVNALLAEGDPWWQLAVKPTQSAVTSRRAQTLEIPGISDLLVDGTSEIVALSSFAGSPVNFPVLSGLQPDLYRCFMAQTWSHSSGSGTIGLIHPETHFTDEKAGPLRAATYPRLRRHWQFVNELRLFDIHNLVTYGTHVYSSFGEVHFSQATNLYHPQTVLGSLRHTGEGEEPGLKDRDGKWDLRPHKSRIVSVTDDTLGTWHAVLEDESVPVQQSRMVYAVNRSTAAVLDKLSKSKRIGDLGLEFSRGWDESIDRKKGIFEVDWGPVDSWDDAILQGPHIFVGNPFYKSPNESMSSNKDWSPVDLETLAPDAMPVTAYKPAGDRAAYDAAYTRWGPEKRPARDFYRVAWRAMAANANERTLIAALYPPGSSHVHTVNTFAAMTSNRDTVLASGLMKALPLDLLVRTAPKSAVTAATVNRLPLISGQVADLVIARTLRLEALTAAYEPLWNEVWKPGNEVWAGGIDYPGRQQFSVAPATWEARSPLRRASDRRQALLEIDALVGLELGLTADELCTLYRTQFAVLYGFDRNVYFYDANGRLVPNEVLKVWRQKQDAISEEERTATNASGNTYLYELPFRTLDREADMRQAYAHFEKLLKDEA, from the coding sequence ATGTGCGAACGGAACGACGCCAAGCGCGGCGGCGAGATCGATCGTGTCCTGACCTGCGTGGAGGCTGCGTCACTCGCACCGGACGGCGACGGCGACGTGTGGTGGAGCGCGACGCTCGACGACGCGGTCAAGCACACGGTCGGCGTCTCCGAGGACCTCCGTGAGGGTGTCCGCGAGTCCATCGAGATCATCGCGAACGACGTCGTGAAGCGTCGATGGGAGCAAGGGCTTGAGCCTCTGCCGAAGGACCAGGCGCAGCCGCTGGCCAAGCAGTCCCTGCGGTTCCTCTACCGGATCCTGTTTCTCCTCTACGCCGAGGCCTCTCCACAACTCGGCGTCCTGCCGGTCAACGCGCCGGAGTACGAGAACGGCTACAGCCTCGATCGTCTTCGGGAACTCGCGCTCGTCGTGATCGAGAGCCCGCAGGGCGAGCGAGCGACGCACCTGTACCAGTCGCTCGACGTGCTGTTCCGGCTCGTGGACCGCGGCCACGCGCCCGAGGCGAGGGATGACGACGGAGCCGAGCCGGGCCTCCAGTTCGAGAGCCTGCGAGCGGACCTGTTCAAGCCGGAGGCGATCGCTCTGATCGGCGAGGTCGGTCTCAGCGACCGGAACCTGCAGCAGGTGCTTCGTCGACTGCTCCTGAGCAAGGAGACGAAGGGCAAGGACCGGGGCTACATCAGCTACGCCGACCTCGGGATCAACCAGCTCGGTGCGGTCTACGAGGGCCTGATGTCCTACACGGGCTTCTTCGCCGAGGAGGACCTGTTCGAGGTGGCGCCGAACGGCGACCCGTCGAAGGGATCGTGGGTCGTCCCCGTCGGGCGCGAGAGCGGCATCGATCCGCACCACTTCGTGAGACGGGAGGACCCGACGACGGGCCAGCCGAAGCGGGTGCGGCATCCCGCGGGCTCCTTCGTCTACCGGCTCGCCGGCCGCGAGCGTCAACAGTCCGCGTCGTACTACACACCCGAGGTACTCACGCAGTTCACGGTGTCCCAAGCGCTCGAGGAGCTGCTCGACCAGGACGGCCAGCGGACGAGCGCGGAGGACATCCTCTCGTTGACGGTCTGCGAGCCCGCACTCGGCTCGGGAGCGTTCGCGATCGAGGCTGTCCGCCAGCTCGCGGAGCAGTACCTGAAGCGCCGAGAAGAGGAGCTCGGCGAACGCGTCGACCCGGACGACCGGCCGCGCCAGCTGCAGAAGATCAAGGCAGCGATCGCGCTCCACCAGGTCTACGGTGTCGATCTCAACGCGACTGCCGTCGAGTTCGCCGAGATCACGCTGTGGCTCGACACCATGTCGGAGGGGCTCGAGGCTCCGTGGTTCGGCCTGCACCTCCGTCGCGGAAATTCGCTGATCGGAGCCCGCCGTGCCGTGTACGACAGGTCATCGATCACGAGCAAGGCATGGCTCAAGCAGGTCCCGCGTGACGTGCCGCTCCTCAACGAGACGCAACTCCGTGAAGGTCAACTGCGTGCGTCGACCGCCGGAGCGGTGCACCACTTCCTCCTTCCCGCGGAGGGTTGGGGCAGCGCGGTCGACGCGAAGGAAGCGAAGGAACTCGCGCCGGAAGCGCTCGCAGCGTTGAAGACGTGGCGTCGCGGCATTTTGGCGAAGCCGACGACGAAGCAGATCGACCAGCTCGTCGCGCTCGCCTACCGAGTGGAGACCCTGTGGGACCTCGCGCGGCGTCGACTGACGATCGCCGAGCAAGAGATCCGACGCGACATCCCGTTGTGGGGTCGCGACCGACCGGACTCCCAGCGGAAGCCTGTCGTGTCTCGCGAGGAGATCGAACGGACGCTGAACGACCAGGACGGCGCCTACCAGCGACTCCGTCGGGTGATGGACGTGTGGTGCGCGATGTGGTTCTGGCCGCTCACGAACACACTCACGGACGGTGCGGCCCCGCCGACGCTCGACGAGTGGATCGCGACCCTTCGCGAGCTCCTCGGAGAGCAGACAGTCGCGAAGCCGAAGGCGGTCGCCCACGGCCAGGTGACACTCGGCTCATCGCAGTCTGGTTGGGAGGCGCTCAACGACGAGGAGCGCGATGACCGCGACTTCGCAAGCGCACGCCATGTCACAGACGTTCTTCAGGACCACCCGTGGCTTGCGGCGGTGCAACGTGTCGCAGAACAGCAGGGCTTCTTCCACTGGGAGCTCGACTTCGCGAGCGTGTTCGAGCGCGGGGGTTTCGACCTGCAGGTGGGCAACCCGCCGTGGGTACGGCCGCGGTCGGATGTCAACGCGCTCCTTGCCGAGGGCGACCCGTGGTGGCAGCTCGCCGTGAAGCCGACGCAGTCGGCCGTCACCTCCCGGCGAGCGCAGACGCTCGAGATCCCTGGCATCAGCGATCTGCTGGTAGACGGCACGTCCGAGATCGTGGCTCTGTCGAGCTTCGCCGGTTCGCCCGTCAACTTCCCGGTGTTGTCGGGACTACAGCCAGACCTCTACCGCTGTTTCATGGCACAGACGTGGAGTCACAGCAGCGGGTCCGGAACGATCGGGCTCATCCATCCCGAAACACATTTCACGGATGAGAAAGCCGGCCCCCTGCGAGCCGCTACGTACCCTCGCCTGCGGCGCCATTGGCAGTTCGTCAACGAGCTCCGCCTGTTCGACATCCACAATCTTGTTACTTACGGCACACACGTGTACTCGAGTTTCGGCGAAGTCCACTTCTCCCAAGCGACGAATCTCTACCATCCGCAGACTGTGCTCGGATCGCTCCGCCACACTGGCGAGGGTGAAGAGCCAGGCCTGAAGGATCGCGATGGCAAGTGGGATCTTCGGCCGCACAAGTCCAGGATCGTGTCCGTCACCGACGACACGCTCGGCACCTGGCACGCCGTCCTCGAAGACGAGTCGGTGCCGGTGCAGCAGTCGCGGATGGTCTACGCGGTGAACCGTTCGACCGCCGCCGTGCTCGACAAGCTCTCCAAGAGCAAGCGCATCGGTGACCTCGGCCTCGAGTTCAGCCGCGGATGGGACGAGAGCATCGACCGGAAGAAGGGCATCTTCGAAGTCGACTGGGGGCCGGTCGATTCCTGGGACGACGCGATCCTGCAGGGTCCCCACATCTTCGTCGGCAACCCGTTCTACAAGTCGCCGAACGAGAGCATGTCGAGCAACAAGGACTGGTCCCCGGTCGACCTCGAGACGCTTGCCCCTGACGCAATGCCCGTCACCGCGTACAAGCCAGCCGGCGACCGCGCTGCTTATGACGCCGCGTACACCCGTTGGGGTCCCGAGAAACGTCCTGCTCGCGACTTCTACCGAGTGGCGTGGCGGGCGATGGCGGCGAATGCTAACGAGAGAACTCTGATTGCCGCTCTCTACCCGCCCGGCTCATCGCACGTCCACACCGTTAATACTTTCGCAGCGATGACCTCGAATAGGGACACCGTGTTGGCTTCGGGTCTTATGAAAGCCCTCCCTTTGGACCTTCTCGTACGCACCGCGCCAAAATCTGCGGTCACGGCTGCGACCGTCAATCGCCTGCCGTTGATATCCGGCCAGGTCGCCGATCTCGTCATCGCTCGTACGCTCCGCCTCGAAGCGTTGACCGCCGCCTATGAACCCTTATGGAATGAGGTCTGGAAGCCGGGCAATGAGGTGTGGGCGGGGGGAATCGACTATCCAGGTCGTCAACAATTCTCAGTTGCGCCAGCGACCTGGGAGGCCCGGTCGCCTCTTCGTCGCGCTTCGGACCGTCGACAGGCGCTCTTAGAGATAGATGCTCTAGTTGGCCTGGAACTCGGGCTGACTGCCGACGAGCTGTGCACGCTGTATCGCACCCAGTTCGCCGTGCTGTACGGCTTTGACCGCAACGTGTACTTCTACGACGCGAACGGTCGGCTGGTGCCGAACGAGGTCCTCAAGGTATGGCGGCAGAAGCAGGACGCAATCAGCGAGGAGGAGCGCACTGCGACGAACGCGTCGGGCAACACGTACCTATACGAGCTGCCGTTCCGGACGCTCGATCGCGAGGCTGACATGCGCCAGGCGTACGCCCACTTCGAGAAGCTCCTGAAGGACGAAGCATGA
- a CDS encoding DEAD/DEAH box helicase — protein sequence MVLVRDAEWLVLSTAPTGSGLLVTAQGLSELVRDTTATFYSDLDDIEPLDPARATVEADGSSGYRSAKLWLEATLRKTPVPLHEDALTVSTQMLADPLDYQRAAVRKALDRDNLRPRILIADAVGLGKTIEIGMILSELVRRGRGERILIVTPKHVLEQMQQEMWTKFALPFVRLDSLGIQRVRQKLPATRNPFSMYKRAIISVDTLKQSQYRSHLEKQRWDAVVIDEAHNVMNNTTLNGELASRLAPQTDALILASATPHNGKKDSFARLVRLLDPTAVTPEGDLIEDEVKRLIIRRHRHSPAVAMEVGADWAERQEPNNVLVPPSPAEAAIATELSTVWLHPQDGPSPYSGENASLFPWTLAKAFLSSPSALDESVRERLKRLRTGDANSDVQREIDALERLEQLTVTALDSSSGKYDGLLQHAKDIGVGPKSEERLVVFSERVATLHWLRQKLAKDLKLSDKQIRVMHGGLTDQEQQELVDSFKQSASPIRVLITGNVASEGVNLHSQCHELVHFDIPWSLIRIEQRNGRIDRYGQRHSPRITTLLLDVDDDEFAGDVRVLRNLLERETEAHSALGDVASLMGEYSAAAEESAIRDVLLRKRSFDDAVPTVEATLEDGDEITRLMAELAAEQASESKHDATQASDDTAKYETASGQQSDKTDIGTGLFPDLVSFLDTALAERFTTPTADVDHGGVAWSRTNAIAQIEPTADLRQRLEVLPQSYLRDRRVTERLLLATTPIQGKAEVDNAINDKSSPSTWPHAHFLGPLHPVLDWAADSALSRLGRNRVYAVRGAVDHPVVVVHATLTNRAGQVVAGSFLTVDFPDVAQHSFHFTQPHADARSALARVGFTSEAKTNPGAVDAAPLQHLIPVAVEAARNQAVQQMEATADDIRRRVHEWAARIDDWQGAAAEQAQLRGLREHRDRVDDESKLVDRMTPNQHFVRPLLVVVPADSPAAPEHPGSEH from the coding sequence GTGGTGCTCGTCCGCGACGCCGAGTGGCTCGTCCTCTCGACGGCCCCGACCGGCTCCGGTCTCCTCGTCACCGCTCAGGGCTTGTCCGAGCTCGTCCGCGACACCACCGCCACCTTCTACAGCGATCTCGACGACATCGAGCCACTCGATCCCGCCCGAGCCACGGTCGAAGCAGACGGATCGTCCGGCTACCGCAGCGCAAAACTGTGGCTCGAGGCGACGCTGCGGAAGACCCCGGTTCCGCTGCACGAGGACGCCCTGACCGTGAGCACCCAGATGCTCGCCGACCCGCTCGACTACCAGCGCGCCGCGGTCCGCAAGGCCCTCGACCGCGACAACCTCCGTCCCCGCATCTTGATCGCGGATGCGGTCGGTCTCGGCAAGACCATCGAGATCGGGATGATCCTCTCCGAGCTCGTCCGGCGCGGTCGCGGCGAGCGCATCCTCATCGTGACGCCGAAGCACGTGCTCGAGCAGATGCAGCAGGAGATGTGGACGAAGTTCGCGCTCCCATTCGTCCGCCTCGACTCCCTCGGGATCCAGCGCGTGCGCCAGAAGCTCCCGGCGACCCGCAACCCGTTCAGCATGTACAAGCGAGCGATCATCTCGGTCGACACGCTGAAGCAGAGCCAGTACCGCAGCCACCTCGAGAAGCAGCGCTGGGACGCCGTCGTCATCGACGAAGCGCACAACGTCATGAACAACACGACGCTGAACGGCGAGCTCGCGTCACGCCTGGCCCCGCAGACGGACGCGCTCATCCTCGCGTCCGCGACGCCACACAACGGCAAGAAGGACTCGTTCGCTCGGCTCGTCCGCCTGCTCGACCCGACCGCGGTGACCCCCGAGGGTGATCTGATCGAGGACGAGGTGAAGCGGCTCATCATCCGCCGGCACCGGCACAGTCCGGCCGTTGCGATGGAAGTCGGCGCCGACTGGGCGGAACGGCAGGAGCCGAACAACGTCCTGGTGCCGCCGTCACCGGCAGAAGCAGCGATCGCCACGGAGCTCTCCACGGTTTGGCTGCACCCACAGGACGGACCGTCCCCGTACTCGGGCGAGAACGCATCGCTCTTCCCCTGGACCCTCGCGAAGGCGTTCCTGTCGTCGCCAAGCGCCCTCGACGAATCGGTACGCGAGCGCCTGAAGCGGCTCCGCACGGGCGACGCCAACAGCGACGTCCAGCGAGAGATCGACGCGCTCGAGCGACTCGAACAGCTCACCGTCACCGCGCTGGACTCGAGCTCCGGGAAGTACGACGGCCTGCTCCAGCACGCGAAAGACATCGGCGTCGGCCCGAAGTCGGAAGAACGCCTCGTGGTGTTCTCCGAGCGGGTCGCGACCCTCCACTGGTTGCGTCAGAAGCTCGCGAAGGACCTCAAGCTGTCGGACAAGCAGATCCGCGTGATGCACGGCGGGCTGACGGACCAGGAGCAGCAGGAACTCGTGGACAGCTTCAAGCAGTCCGCCTCCCCCATCCGCGTCTTGATCACCGGCAACGTCGCGAGTGAGGGGGTCAACCTCCACTCCCAGTGCCACGAACTCGTGCACTTCGACATCCCGTGGAGCCTCATCCGCATCGAACAGCGGAACGGCCGCATCGACCGCTACGGCCAGAGGCACTCGCCCCGCATCACGACCCTGCTGCTCGACGTCGACGACGACGAGTTCGCGGGCGACGTCCGCGTGCTCCGGAACCTCCTCGAGCGCGAGACCGAGGCGCACTCGGCGCTGGGTGACGTCGCTTCGCTCATGGGCGAGTACAGCGCTGCCGCCGAGGAGTCGGCGATCCGCGACGTGCTGCTCCGCAAGCGCAGCTTCGACGACGCGGTGCCGACCGTCGAAGCGACCCTCGAGGACGGCGACGAGATCACGCGACTCATGGCAGAACTCGCCGCCGAGCAGGCGAGCGAGAGCAAGCACGACGCTACACAGGCATCCGATGACACCGCGAAGTACGAGACCGCGAGCGGTCAGCAGAGTGACAAGACTGACATCGGTACCGGCCTGTTCCCGGACCTCGTTTCGTTCCTCGACACAGCGCTGGCCGAACGCTTCACCACACCGACTGCTGACGTCGACCACGGCGGCGTCGCGTGGTCCCGCACCAACGCGATCGCACAGATCGAACCCACGGCTGATCTCCGACAGCGGCTCGAAGTCCTGCCGCAGTCGTACCTCCGCGACCGGCGCGTCACGGAGCGACTGCTCCTGGCGACCACACCGATCCAGGGCAAGGCCGAGGTGGACAACGCGATCAACGACAAGTCGAGCCCCTCGACCTGGCCGCACGCGCACTTCCTCGGCCCGCTACACCCCGTCCTCGACTGGGCGGCGGACAGCGCGCTCTCCAGACTCGGCCGCAACCGCGTGTACGCCGTCCGTGGCGCCGTCGACCACCCCGTCGTCGTCGTCCACGCCACCCTGACGAACCGCGCCGGCCAAGTCGTCGCCGGCTCGTTCCTCACCGTTGACTTCCCCGACGTCGCGCAGCACTCGTTCCACTTCACCCAGCCGCACGCCGACGCACGCTCCGCTCTGGCGCGCGTCGGGTTCACCTCCGAGGCCAAGACCAACCCGGGAGCGGTCGACGCCGCACCGCTGCAGCACCTCATCCCCGTGGCCGTCGAAGCCGCCCGCAACCAGGCGGTCCAGCAGATGGAGGCCACGGCAGACGACATCCGCCGACGCGTGCACGAGTGGGCCGCACGGATCGACGACTGGCAGGGCGCCGCCGCGGAACAGGCCCAACTGCGCGGGCTCCGCGAGCACCGAGACCGCGTCGACGACGAATCGAAGCTCGTCGACCGCATGACGCCGAACCAGCACTTCGTGCGCCCCCTGCTGGTCGTCGTCCCGGCGGACAGCCCGGCAGCCCCCGAACACCCTGGAAGCGAGCACTGA